In Megalobrama amblycephala isolate DHTTF-2021 linkage group LG9, ASM1881202v1, whole genome shotgun sequence, the sequence atttatttatttatttattttttatctttcttCAGCGGTTATATGTTTGTATATTTAATGTTGCTACAGTATGCTTTGACAATGTAAAACATTCTTTTTAACATAacaataaaatctaaataataaataaatctgaatcTGAAAACGAGAAAGACACTAAGAATGTTCCATTTGGAACAACAGCCTGAGCAGCTTCAGTACCATGGCCAGCAACCGACATATGTCTTAAAACTGTTTCCTACAACTAATACACAGATGTAGTCATTCTCTTACCTCTCCAGAATCTCTCCTCCTGCGATCTGGTATCACTAGAGTATTCCTATTACTGCCTGGTGCAATTGTAGAACCGATACTCATTCTGGGTCCAACTAACATGTACCGTTTGTCTCCAGATCTGTACTGGATGCTGTGACACAGAGTCCCGTCGTAATTTGCGTCCTGTAAATACTTGGACGAATAGTCTGTAGATTTGGAGCACTGCATTACAATCAACACGATGATGCTGATGACAAAAAGCACTGAAACCGAGCCCAAAGTGATGATCAAATAAAACGTCACGTCGTTTTCCTCCTCGTCTTTTACTGCGTTTTTCACATCAGAAGCTGCAAAAGCCTCTTTGGGCTCCACAACTTTGACAATCACAGTCGCTGTTGCTGAGAGTGAAACGTTCCCATTGTCTTTGACCAGTATGAGCAGTTTATGCTGGGCCTCGTCTGTTTCTGTGAATGAGCGAAGGGTCCTTATCTGTCCTGTATAGCGGTCCAAACCAAAGAGACTGTGCTCACTAACTTCCTGCAGTGAAAACAATAACCAGCCGTTGTATCCTATATCTGCGTCATAGGCTCTGACTTTAGTCACCAAATGACCTGCGTTCACATTACGGGGAATCTCTTCCACACCCTCAGCAGAACCGTTAGCGCTGACTGGATATAAGATCACTGGAACGTTGTCGTTCTGATCCAGAATAAACACGTTCACTGTCACGTTACTGCTCAGAGACGGACTTCCAGAGTCTGTAGCGAGTATGTGGAACTGGAACGTTTTGGTAGATTCAAAGTCAAAGCTCTTAAGCGCATAAATCTCCCCGGTTTCAGAGTTAATATTAATGAAAGATGTATATTTGTTTTCCTCTGTATTTTCTCTCCATATATGATAGCTGATTATCGCATTTTCATTTGAGTCTTTGTCAGAAGCAGTcacagaaaataataatttgccTGGGACATTATTTTCCATCACATAAAACGCATATGGAGAGAACGAGAATTCTGGACTGTTGTCATTTACATCTGATATCAGAACAGTTATAGTTTTAACAGAAGACAATGATGGCTGTCCCGCATCCTTTGCGACGAGTGTGATGTCATACTGAAATTTAGTTTCCCTGTCTAAAGGTGATGTGGAAACTAATGAGTATATACTATGCTGTGAAGAAGGTATTAGTTTAAAAGGCATGTCATCTTCTAAAGAACAAGAGACTTTGCCATTGAGCCCAGAGTCTAAATCAGATACACTAATCAAAGCTACTGTAGTACCAGGTCTAGAATCCTCTGGAATGGCCTTTGAAAATGAGGTCACCTCTATTTCAGGAGCATTATCATTTACATCAACTATCTTTATGGTCACGCTCTTATCAGTAATCATGGGAATTAGACCCTTGTCAGATGCCTGTATATCAATCTCATAGCTGTCTTTGTCCTCATAATCTAATAGTCCCTTTACAGTTATCTCACCAGTGATGG encodes:
- the LOC125275615 gene encoding protocadherin alpha-5-like — encoded protein: MEQRQRFHQLELNAKLAFIAVSLLFGRAVWAQIRYSISEEQKDGAAVGNIAKDLGIDYRTLKERGFRIVSTSGESMFSVNQNDGVLYVNGKIDREEVCERSTPCLINLKIALENPLEIHYVAVEVLDVNDHSPRFPENEKRLEIWESAMPGARYPLQAARDPDSGTNSVQTYKLSHNDHFRLEIKDREEDGKIPILILHKPLDREMTKNIKLLLTALDGGKPPMSGSIEILINVLDINDNAPVFTKETYTVTLNENAPVGTTILQVNATDLDEGPNGEIVYSFDKSVNIKVRKLFDINTITGEITVKGLLDYEDKDSYEIDIQASDKGLIPMITDKSVTIKIVDVNDNAPEIEVTSFSKAIPEDSRPGTTVALISVSDLDSGLNGKVSCSLEDDMPFKLIPSSQHSIYSLVSTSPLDRETKFQYDITLVAKDAGQPSLSSVKTITVLISDVNDNSPEFSFSPYAFYVMENNVPGKLLFSVTASDKDSNENAIISYHIWRENTEENKYTSFININSETGEIYALKSFDFESTKTFQFHILATDSGSPSLSSNVTVNVFILDQNDNVPVILYPVSANGSAEGVEEIPRNVNAGHLVTKVRAYDADIGYNGWLLFSLQEVSEHSLFGLDRYTGQIRTLRSFTETDEAQHKLLILVKDNGNVSLSATATVIVKVVEPKEAFAASDVKNAVKDEEENDVTFYLIITLGSVSVLFVISIIVLIVMQCSKSTDYSSKYLQDANYDGTLCHSIQYRSGDKRYMLVGPRMSIGSTIAPGSNRNTLVIPDRRRRDSGEVRE